A genome region from Brassica oleracea var. oleracea cultivar TO1000 chromosome C2, BOL, whole genome shotgun sequence includes the following:
- the LOC106323288 gene encoding uncharacterized mitochondrial protein AtMg00810-like, with protein sequence MLDCSPMPTLLPLQLDRVPHQEEYFSDAKYFRSLAGKLQYLTLTRPDFQFAVNLVCQRMHKPTMADFHMLKRVLRYIKGTITMGLHFYSTSDSSLKAFCDSDWAGCSETRRSTGGFFTMLGSNLISWSAKRQDSVSRSSTEAEYMTLSDTAAELSWITDVLRELGFPTTKPAAAYCDNLYAVHLTANPVLHKKSKHFATHY encoded by the coding sequence CTTGACAGAGTACCGCACCAAGAGGAGTACTTCAGTGATGCCAAATACTTCAGGAGTCTTGCTGGTAAGCTCCAATACTTGACCTTAACAAGACCAGATTTCCAGTTTGCGGTCAACTTGGTCTGTCAGAGAATGCATAAACCAACAATGGCAGACTTTCATATGTTGAAGAGAGTATTACGGTACATCAAGGGAACTATTACAATGGGCTTACACTTCTACTCTACATCTGATTCTTCCCTGAAAGCATTCTGTGACAGTGATTGGGCAGGTTGTAGTGAAACCAGAAGATCAACTGGCGGCTTCTTCACTATGCTCGGGTCTAACCTCATATCTTGGTCTGCTAAAAGACAGGACTCAGTGTCCAGATCATCCACTGAGGCTGAATACATGACCCTTTCAGATACTGCCGCTGAGCTGTCCTGGATAACAGATGTTCTCAGAGAACTAGGCTTTCCGACTACAAAGCCTGCTGCAGCATATTGTGATAACTTGTATGCGGTTCACCTCACTGCTAATCCAGTACTTCACAAGAAGTCCAAACATTTCGCAACTCACTATTAA